The stretch of DNA AAAGAAGAAATAGTAAGATTGAAATTAGAAAGAGGCACAATTCTTCAAGAAGTAAGCAATGAGCCTTTAGCTTATGCTTATGATACAAAATTAAAAAAAATGGTATTTTTAAACCCAGAGAATAATTACAGAATAATAATGGCAACTGATTAGATTGAAATTTTCTCCATATTTTTTACTAAAAAAATCATTTTTAAAAAAATTTGACAAAAGAAAAATAATGTCTTATAATGTTATGTTTAAAAGTTTTTTTGAAAAAAAGTTTTATAAACAAAAATTATAGTAAAAAATACAAAAGGGAGAAAGATTATGAAAAAATTATTTTTATTTTTAGTAATATTAGTTTTTGGTTCTGGAATTATCATTGCCAAAGAAATATTTAGTGGGAAAGTACCTGAAAATATTGTATTTGTTGGAGATTCGATAATGAATAGCAGTAAAAAATATATTGGTCCTAACTTCAAAAATCCTTATTTTGATACAAAAATATCACGTCAATTTTCAACACTTCCAGGGATTGTTACTAAATTAGCAGAAGAGGACAAATTAAAAACAGTATTAGTTGTACATCTTGGAACAAACGGAAAATTTACAGATAAAGATTTTGATTATGTTATGGAAATGGCAAAAGGGAAAGATGTATTCTTTATGAATACTGCTCACAAAGACCCTTGGGAACAAGAAGTAAATAACAAATTAAAAGAAAAAGTTGCACAATATAGTAATGCTTACCTAATTGACTGGTACTCTTATGCGAAAGGTAAAAATGAATATTTCTATAAAGACAGAACTCATTTAAATGATAACGGACAAAAATATTATGCAGACTTTCTAACTAACGAAATTAAAAAACATTATCTTGGAGAAACTAGAAAATCTGAATCTGCAAAAGATAATTCTTCAAATATAGCCAAAGCCCAAAATATTCAATTAAATAAAATAACTAATTTGACTAAATAATTTTTATAAAACTACTTTAATTTCAAACTAAAAAAGTTAAGCTGTATTATTTCATACAATTTTAAAAAGTTTGTTTTAAGGTAGTTTTTATTTTACAAAATACAAATTTTAAAGAAAGGAATTTTCTTATTTATGAAAAAAGAAAGAATACAGAGTTTAGATATACTAAGGGCAATTGCACTTATACTTATCTGTGTTTATCATTGGTTTTCCTATAAAGGAACTTACATCGGTGTTGTTATATTTTTTGCACTAAGCGGATATTTGGTTACAAGCGGTCTTCTTTCCAGAGATTTTACAATTTTTTCAGTAATTAACCGAAGGCTAAGAAAAGTTTATCCTAGTTTGCTAATTGTAATTCTAGCTTCAACCATTGCATTATATTTTGTAAACAACGGACTTGAAATGAAATATAAATATAGTGCGATATTTTCCATATTGGGATTAAACAATATTTATCAGATTTTTTCAAAAATGTCCTATTTTGATAATTTTGGGATTATATTACCGTTAACACATATTTGGGCTTTATCATTTTTAATACAAATGTATATATTTTTCCCATTTTTAGTACAAGGACTTAAAAAAATGAAATTAAAAAATAATACAATTGGAATTATTTTTTCAGGAATTGGGATAATTTCTGCTTTAATAATGGCTTTCGTATTTTATACAACTTCAAAATCTCCAGAAGGAGCAGATTTTTCAAGAATATATTATGGAACTGACACGAGAGCCTTTGCATTCTTTTGTCCTGCTGCAATAGCATGTTTTTATACAAATAGGGAAATAAAAAATAATACCGAGAAAAAAATTATATCTGTTTTAGGAATCTTAGGGTTATTTTCATTAATTTTCTTTTGTTTTGGACTAGATTACAGAAGTGCTTACAATTATTATGGACTAATGTTTTTATCAAGTATTTTGATAGGATTTACAATTGTTTTATTCTCAAAACCTGAATTACAAAAATTCAATCTTTCAAAATATAAAAAAATCTTTAATCCAATAATAAGATTAGGACAACATCAATATCAATACTATTTATGGCAATATCCAGTTATGATATTTGCACGTGAATATTTTAAATGGACAAAACTATCCAACACTCAGCAATTTTTTATTCAAATTATTGTTTTAGTGGCAATTTCGGAATTAAGCTACTTTTTATTTGAGAAAAAAAGTATAAAATATATAAGCTACCCTGTTTTAATTTCTATTTTTGGAATTTTAATATACTCTCCAATTTATGAAAATAAAGATTTGGAGGAAATGAAAGCAGCACAAGCTGCGGCAGCTAACGCAACTGTAGAAGATACTAAACCTTCTCAACCTACCACTACTACAGCAGCAACACAAACTGGAAATTTAACAATGGACGAACTTCTTAATGCAATAAATACTCCATCAAAAGGTATTGAAGAAGAATCAAAAATTCAAGATGAAATTTTGCAAAAATATCCTAATGATGAACGGGAAATATTGTTTATCGGAGATTCTGTATTGGATATGACAAAAGTTGACTTAAAGAAAAAATATCCAAACGCAATTATTGAAACAAAAGTTGGACGTCAATTTTATGAATTACCAAAGATGTTAACAAATTATGCTCAGAATGGAAAATTAAAAAAAATTATAGTAATTGCACTTGGAACAAATGGTACAATTTACGAAAAAGATATGAAATCCGTTTTGGAAACATTAAAGGGACATGATATTTACTTTATAAACACAGTTATGCCTGATCCATGGCAAGATAGTGTTAATGCGGAAATTAAAAAGGCAAGTGCTGAGAATCCAAATATAAAGGTAATTGACTGGTATTCATACTCAAAAGGTAAACAGCAGTATTTCTACAAAGACGGAACACATCCAAAACCTCATGCAGCCAAAAGATATATTAACCTGCTTTACTCTGTACTAAGCAAAGATATTTTAAATTCAGCTTCAAATACAAGTACAAAGTAAATAATTTAACAAAAGTTATCTTATACTAATATCCATTTTGAACTAATCTAAAAAGTTAGATATACAATTTAACTACACAGTAAGGATTGATTTCTGTATAAAGCAGAAGTTAATCCTTTTAATTTTTTCTTTACTCGGATTTTAAAAAAAATATAGTATCTAAAGTTAATTTTAAAAAGTGCTTCTCTTATACATATTTTTATTTTAAATTCATTATTGTTTTTCTGCTTCTAATTTTTGATATATTTTTATTGTTTACTTTATTTGATTATTTAATAAATTAGTATTATTTCTCGTTTAAAAATAGGAATTAATTTTTATAATAGGCTTGTTTAATAGCTAATTTATAATCATTAAATTATTTTTTAAATATTTTGATTAATAAATATTTTTTCATAATCTTATGTTTTTTCTTCTTATTTTCGTAGGATTGCTCATTGCGGCAAAACCTTATCTTGCAGTAAAAGTTTGAAATAATTTCGTTATTTAAATAGGGTTTAGTATAAATAGTTTTGATATCATTTAAAATTTAATAAACATTGAAATTTTTATTCTTTTTTAAGTAATAATAAAATATAAAGACCTAGAATTAAGTACAAAATTATTCTAAAACTTTTTTCAATATTATGTTTAAAAAAGAAATAAAAAAGTGTTGAAAAAGTTTATTCAATATGATATAAAGTATTCGTAAATTAAAAATTAAGTTAATTTTTAGAGAATAATATTTTAAATTATACTCGATTTTTTTATTGAACTATTAAACTAAATTTTTGGATAAAAGCTATCGTTAAATCAAATATTTTTGAGATTTGAGTAAATATCCATAACTTTTGAGTTTAATTTCAAAATATTATTATAATAATTAAAAAGTGTAGAAAGGAGAATACGACTAAAAAAAATTAATACAGCATACTTTTGAAAATAAAAAATTGAAATTATTTAAATGGTTTTAAAATTAAATTTATAAAAACTAGATAAATGTAATATCCCATTTAATATTACAATTTATCTTATAAATAAAAGGTTATTATAATTGGTCGTAAAAAGAGAAATGAAAGAAATATTGAACTTGTATATTGTTAGGCATGGACAAACTGAGTGGAATGTGCTGGAGAAATTTCAAGGGCAGTTAAATTCACCTCTTACAGAGAAGGGAAAAGATCAAATTAGAAACACAGCCTTGATTCTTGCAAATATTGACTTTAAAGCCATTTATACAAGTGAACTGGAAAGAACAATTGAAACAGCTAAAATTCTTTTAGAAAATAATAATGTGGAGAAAAAGAAAAATCAACATGAAAAATTGAAATTACAAAAATTGAATGAATTAAATGAAATTTATTTTGGTAAATGGCAAGGGATGAGCTTTAAAGAAATCTTTGTAAAATATCCTGAAGAAGCTCATAATTATTTCTATGATGTAAAAAATTATTGTGCAAAGAATGTCCAAGGGGAAGAGTTGACAGATGGGCTAGAACGATTTTTACAAGGATTGAATAAAATTACAGAACAAAACAGTAATGGAAATATCTTAGTTATTACACATGGAACTGTTTTGGAATTGTTTTTTAACTATATCGAAAATAAGAAATCACAT from Leptotrichia massiliensis encodes:
- a CDS encoding SGNH/GDSL hydrolase family protein, whose translation is MKKLFLFLVILVFGSGIIIAKEIFSGKVPENIVFVGDSIMNSSKKYIGPNFKNPYFDTKISRQFSTLPGIVTKLAEEDKLKTVLVVHLGTNGKFTDKDFDYVMEMAKGKDVFFMNTAHKDPWEQEVNNKLKEKVAQYSNAYLIDWYSYAKGKNEYFYKDRTHLNDNGQKYYADFLTNEIKKHYLGETRKSESAKDNSSNIAKAQNIQLNKITNLTK
- a CDS encoding acyltransferase family protein, yielding MKKERIQSLDILRAIALILICVYHWFSYKGTYIGVVIFFALSGYLVTSGLLSRDFTIFSVINRRLRKVYPSLLIVILASTIALYFVNNGLEMKYKYSAIFSILGLNNIYQIFSKMSYFDNFGIILPLTHIWALSFLIQMYIFFPFLVQGLKKMKLKNNTIGIIFSGIGIISALIMAFVFYTTSKSPEGADFSRIYYGTDTRAFAFFCPAAIACFYTNREIKNNTEKKIISVLGILGLFSLIFFCFGLDYRSAYNYYGLMFLSSILIGFTIVLFSKPELQKFNLSKYKKIFNPIIRLGQHQYQYYLWQYPVMIFAREYFKWTKLSNTQQFFIQIIVLVAISELSYFLFEKKSIKYISYPVLISIFGILIYSPIYENKDLEEMKAAQAAAANATVEDTKPSQPTTTTAATQTGNLTMDELLNAINTPSKGIEEESKIQDEILQKYPNDEREILFIGDSVLDMTKVDLKKKYPNAIIETKVGRQFYELPKMLTNYAQNGKLKKIIVIALGTNGTIYEKDMKSVLETLKGHDIYFINTVMPDPWQDSVNAEIKKASAENPNIKVIDWYSYSKGKQQYFYKDGTHPKPHAAKRYINLLYSVLSKDILNSASNTSTK
- a CDS encoding histidine phosphatase family protein, with the translated sequence MKEILNLYIVRHGQTEWNVLEKFQGQLNSPLTEKGKDQIRNTALILANIDFKAIYTSELERTIETAKILLENNNVEKKKNQHEKLKLQKLNELNEIYFGKWQGMSFKEIFVKYPEEAHNYFYDVKNYCAKNVQGEELTDGLERFLQGLNKITEQNSNGNILVITHGTVLELFFNYIENKKSHALDERKLIGNGEYKIFVYKNGKYTMK